One window from the genome of Actinoplanes teichomyceticus ATCC 31121 encodes:
- a CDS encoding DUF1269 domain-containing protein, with product MATLVAIGYPDETTATAASLEADRLSKDLIIQPDAIAVIIRDREGKFHVTTNHHAVGGGATYGMFWGLLFGMLFFIPVLGMAVGAGLGALTGKLAKGAIEKDFQERIRDQLQPGTSALFLVVEAVTPDKAVEALSVYGGTVLKSSLSKEAENELQDALHGAAAR from the coding sequence ATGGCAACACTGGTCGCCATCGGATACCCCGACGAGACCACCGCGACGGCGGCGTCGCTGGAGGCGGATCGGCTGTCCAAGGATCTGATCATCCAACCGGACGCGATTGCGGTGATCATCCGGGACCGGGAGGGCAAGTTCCACGTCACCACCAACCATCACGCGGTCGGTGGCGGGGCCACCTATGGGATGTTCTGGGGCCTGCTGTTCGGGATGCTGTTCTTCATCCCGGTCCTGGGCATGGCCGTGGGCGCCGGGCTGGGCGCGCTGACCGGCAAACTCGCCAAGGGCGCGATCGAGAAGGACTTCCAGGAGCGGATCCGGGACCAGTTGCAGCCGGGCACCTCGGCGCTGTTCCTGGTGGTCGAGGCCGTCACCCCGGACAAGGCGGTGGAGGCGCTCAGCGTGTACGGCGGCACGGTGCTCAAGTCCTCGCTGTCCAAGGAGGCCGAGAACGAGCTGCAGGACGCGCTGCACGGAGCGGCTGCCCGGTAG
- a CDS encoding LuxR C-terminal-related transcriptional regulator: MTSETTVHTGTGTGPAAGIDPLLAAKFTVPDTPPFAVRRTRLLDRLGAAVQQPITVVTGPPGSGKTVLAASWAASGRAPGPTVWISLEEGDDVPAVFWPYLVEGLSRAGITLSPTIDEAIGTGAFERPLLARLAADLAAHHGPVVLILDNASMLTDRRLAEDLDALLRHADKHLRLVLAGRWDPPLPLYRYRLAGTLSEIRAGDLAFTVAEAADLLSGHAVALPERAVRALVEHTEGWAVGLRMFALAAQGRGDAEELIATVVGDESNLAEYFLGEVLASQPPQAREFLLCTSIVDDFTLDLAETLVGRGDARHIVDRLERANAFLQPVAHDPAVHRYHRLFGELLRAQLAYEDPARVPELHRRAAAWFAARGRPVDAVRHAVSGGDWRHASTVLLRDLGVGHLLAGGESDRLVRLFHDMPDDVDGPEAELVTAARWLARTDPERAAAHLRRAAERADAAATDPATAPVRATAALLDTVASAMRGDVPRALRSAETAGALLARLPAEHPELDAIRLFWRSVAQGEAGALDDAIATLTDATRALPPSGWDGLRLSCLERLALLNAYQGRLCEAVAAAGQAAQLNSRHRAAQRPRPAVSAALAWVDAERWSAATAWAHLRAAEGAGADDPLVAAAVALVRSRLLSGRGEFRSAATVLDEAQARDDAGRRPRWLHQEITVNRAQLAVSMGSPDEALATVATLDDRDSAQAVLVSAAARLAKGEARQAADLVKPILGGAGSPPPLLIDAWLISAAAASEQGEPAATVHQSLQRALTLAAPDGHRRPFHQGGPRLRRLLRGDPQFAAARRPPDAPPERAAPAEASSVAAPPGTPILVDPLSERELEVLHHLAAMLGTEEIADAMYLSVNTVKTHVRSILRKLAAPRRNEAVRRARALGLV; the protein is encoded by the coding sequence GTGACGAGCGAAACGACGGTTCACACCGGAACCGGCACCGGACCGGCGGCCGGCATCGACCCGCTGCTGGCCGCGAAGTTCACCGTGCCGGACACCCCGCCGTTCGCGGTGCGGCGCACCCGGCTGCTCGACCGGCTCGGCGCCGCCGTCCAGCAGCCGATCACGGTGGTCACCGGCCCGCCCGGCAGCGGGAAGACGGTGCTCGCCGCTTCCTGGGCGGCGTCGGGCCGGGCGCCCGGCCCGACCGTGTGGATCAGCCTGGAGGAGGGGGACGACGTACCGGCCGTCTTCTGGCCGTATCTCGTCGAAGGGCTCAGCCGCGCCGGCATCACCCTGTCGCCGACGATCGACGAGGCGATCGGCACCGGCGCGTTCGAGCGGCCCCTGCTCGCCCGGCTCGCCGCGGATCTCGCCGCCCACCACGGCCCGGTGGTGCTGATCCTGGACAACGCCTCGATGCTGACCGACCGGCGACTGGCCGAGGACCTGGACGCGCTGCTACGGCACGCGGACAAGCACCTGCGCCTGGTCCTCGCGGGGCGGTGGGATCCGCCCCTGCCGCTGTACCGCTACCGCCTGGCCGGAACGCTCAGCGAGATCCGCGCCGGCGATCTGGCCTTCACCGTCGCCGAGGCGGCCGACCTGCTCAGCGGGCACGCCGTGGCGCTGCCGGAGCGGGCCGTGCGGGCGCTCGTCGAGCACACCGAGGGGTGGGCCGTCGGTCTGCGGATGTTCGCCCTGGCGGCGCAGGGGCGCGGCGACGCCGAGGAGCTGATCGCCACCGTCGTCGGCGACGAGTCCAATCTCGCCGAGTACTTCCTGGGCGAGGTGCTCGCGAGCCAGCCGCCGCAGGCGCGCGAGTTCCTGCTGTGCACCAGCATCGTCGACGACTTCACCCTCGATCTGGCCGAGACGCTGGTCGGGCGGGGCGACGCACGACACATCGTCGACCGGCTGGAGCGGGCGAACGCCTTCCTCCAGCCGGTCGCCCACGACCCCGCGGTGCACCGCTACCACCGGCTCTTCGGCGAGCTGCTGCGCGCCCAGCTGGCGTACGAGGATCCGGCCCGGGTACCCGAGCTGCACCGCCGGGCCGCTGCCTGGTTCGCCGCCCGGGGACGGCCGGTCGACGCCGTCCGGCACGCCGTCAGCGGCGGCGACTGGCGGCACGCCAGCACCGTGCTGCTGCGCGACCTGGGAGTCGGGCACCTGCTGGCCGGCGGCGAGTCCGACCGGCTCGTCCGGTTGTTCCACGACATGCCGGACGACGTGGACGGCCCGGAGGCCGAGCTGGTGACCGCCGCCCGGTGGCTGGCCCGCACCGACCCGGAGCGGGCGGCGGCACACCTGCGGCGTGCCGCGGAGCGGGCCGACGCCGCCGCGACGGACCCGGCGACCGCGCCGGTACGGGCGACCGCGGCGCTGCTGGACACCGTCGCGAGCGCCATGCGGGGCGATGTCCCGCGGGCGTTGCGCTCGGCGGAGACGGCCGGCGCGCTGCTCGCCCGGCTGCCCGCCGAGCACCCCGAACTGGACGCGATCAGGTTGTTCTGGCGGTCGGTGGCGCAGGGCGAGGCCGGGGCGCTGGACGACGCCATCGCGACGCTGACCGACGCCACCCGCGCCCTGCCGCCCTCCGGCTGGGACGGCCTGCGGCTCAGCTGCCTGGAACGGCTCGCCCTGCTCAACGCGTACCAGGGCCGGCTGTGTGAGGCGGTCGCCGCGGCCGGCCAGGCGGCGCAGCTGAACAGCCGGCACCGGGCGGCGCAGCGCCCCCGCCCGGCCGTGTCCGCCGCGCTGGCCTGGGTCGACGCGGAACGGTGGTCGGCGGCGACGGCGTGGGCCCACCTGCGTGCCGCGGAGGGCGCCGGCGCCGACGACCCGCTGGTCGCCGCGGCGGTGGCCCTGGTCCGGTCCCGCCTGCTCAGCGGCCGGGGGGAGTTCCGCAGCGCCGCGACCGTCCTGGACGAGGCGCAGGCGCGCGACGATGCCGGGCGCCGGCCGCGCTGGCTGCACCAGGAGATCACGGTGAACCGGGCCCAACTGGCGGTCTCCATGGGCAGCCCGGACGAGGCGCTGGCCACCGTCGCCACCCTGGACGACCGGGACTCGGCCCAGGCGGTGCTGGTCAGCGCCGCCGCCCGGCTGGCCAAGGGCGAGGCCCGGCAGGCGGCTGACCTGGTCAAGCCGATCCTCGGCGGCGCCGGGTCACCGCCGCCGCTGCTGATCGACGCGTGGCTGATCTCCGCCGCCGCGGCGAGCGAACAGGGCGAGCCGGCAGCGACGGTGCACCAATCGTTGCAGCGGGCGCTGACGCTCGCGGCTCCCGACGGCCACCGGCGCCCGTTCCACCAGGGCGGGCCCCGGCTGCGCCGGCTGCTGCGCGGCGATCCGCAGTTCGCCGCCGCCCGCCGGCCCCCGGACGCACCGCCGGAGCGGGCGGCCCCGGCCGAGGCGAGCTCCGTGGCGGCGCCGCCCGGCACGCCGATCC